One window of the Enterobacter huaxiensis genome contains the following:
- the selB gene encoding selenocysteine-specific translation elongation factor — translation MIIATAGHVDHGKTTLLQAITGVNADRLPEEKKRGMTIDLGYAYWPQPDGRVLGFIDVPGHEKFLSNMLAGVGGIDHALLVVACDDGVMAQTREHLAILQLTGNPQLTVALTKADRVDDARVEEVRARVLETLHEFGFTDASLFVTVATEGRGIDELRRHLQQLTSREHADHHLFRLAIDRAFTVKGAGLVVTGTALSGEVKVGDTLWLTGVNKPVRVRGMHAQNQPTEKATAGQRIALNIAGDAEKEQLNRGDWLLADAPPEPFERVIVSLQAHTPLTQWQPLHIHHAASHITGRVSLLENDLAELVFDSPLWLADNDRLVLRDISARETLAGARVVALNPPRRGKRKPEYLQWLATLAQARDDKAALRVHLERGAVNLADFAWARQLSGEGLRLLTQEPGYIQAGYSLLDAPVAARWQRKVLSTLATYHEQHQDEPGPGRERLRRMALPMEDDALVLLLIEKMRESGAIKSHHGWLHLPDHKAGFTAEQEAIWQKVEPLFGDDPWWVRDLARETNADEPLMRQVLRHAAQQGLIVAIVKDRYYRNDRIVAFANLIREMDRARGSTCAADFRDRLNVGRKLAIQILEYFNRIGFTRRRGNDHLLRDGQLFP, via the coding sequence ATGATTATTGCCACCGCCGGTCACGTCGACCACGGAAAAACCACCTTGCTGCAGGCCATTACCGGCGTAAATGCCGATCGCCTGCCGGAAGAGAAAAAGCGCGGCATGACCATCGATCTGGGTTATGCCTACTGGCCTCAGCCTGATGGGCGAGTGCTGGGCTTTATTGACGTGCCCGGCCACGAAAAATTTCTCTCTAATATGCTGGCGGGCGTCGGGGGTATTGACCATGCCCTGCTGGTGGTGGCGTGCGATGACGGCGTGATGGCGCAAACGCGCGAGCATCTGGCGATCCTGCAGCTCACGGGCAATCCGCAGCTGACCGTTGCGCTCACCAAAGCCGACCGCGTGGATGACGCCCGTGTTGAAGAGGTACGCGCCCGGGTCCTGGAGACCCTGCACGAGTTCGGTTTCACCGATGCCTCACTGTTCGTCACCGTGGCGACAGAAGGGCGCGGTATTGACGAACTTCGCCGCCATTTACAGCAGCTGACCTCCCGCGAGCACGCCGATCACCATCTATTCCGTCTGGCCATCGACCGCGCGTTTACCGTAAAAGGCGCTGGCCTGGTGGTAACGGGTACGGCCCTGAGCGGCGAAGTGAAGGTGGGCGACACGCTGTGGCTGACCGGCGTTAACAAACCTGTGCGCGTGCGCGGAATGCACGCCCAGAATCAGCCGACGGAAAAAGCCACTGCCGGGCAGCGTATCGCACTCAATATTGCGGGCGATGCCGAGAAAGAGCAGCTCAACCGCGGCGACTGGCTGTTGGCCGACGCGCCGCCTGAGCCGTTCGAACGGGTGATTGTCTCCCTGCAGGCCCATACTCCGCTCACGCAGTGGCAGCCGCTGCATATTCACCATGCGGCCAGCCATATCACCGGTCGCGTGTCGCTGCTTGAGAATGACCTCGCGGAGCTGGTGTTCGATTCCCCGCTCTGGCTTGCGGATAACGATCGTCTGGTCCTGCGCGATATCTCGGCGCGGGAAACGCTTGCCGGGGCGCGCGTCGTGGCACTCAACCCGCCGCGTCGCGGTAAACGCAAGCCCGAGTATCTTCAGTGGCTGGCGACGCTGGCGCAGGCCAGAGATGATAAAGCCGCACTGCGGGTGCACCTTGAGCGTGGCGCGGTGAATCTTGCCGATTTTGCGTGGGCGCGCCAGCTGAGCGGTGAAGGGTTGCGCCTGCTGACTCAGGAGCCGGGGTATATCCAGGCCGGATACAGCCTGCTGGATGCGCCGGTTGCGGCGCGCTGGCAGCGCAAAGTGCTGAGTACGCTCGCCACCTATCATGAGCAGCATCAGGATGAGCCCGGCCCGGGGCGCGAGCGTCTGCGGCGCATGGCGCTGCCGATGGAAGACGACGCCCTGGTGCTGCTGCTGATTGAAAAGATGCGTGAGAGCGGTGCGATCAAAAGCCATCATGGCTGGCTGCATCTGCCCGATCACAAGGCCGGTTTTACGGCTGAGCAGGAGGCGATCTGGCAAAAGGTAGAACCGCTGTTTGGCGACGATCCCTGGTGGGTACGCGACCTTGCGCGCGAAACGAATGCTGATGAGCCGCTCATGCGGCAGGTTCTGCGGCACGCTGCGCAGCAGGGGCTGATTGTCGCGATCGTAAAAGATCGCTACTACCGAAACGATCGTATCGTGGCGTTTGCAAACCTGATCCGCGAGATGGATCGGGCGCGAGGATCCACCTGCGCCGCGGATTTCCGCGATCGGCTGAACGTGGGGCGCAAGCTGGCGATTCAGATCCTGGAATACTTCAACCGAATAGGCTTTACGCGCCGCCGCGGCAACGATCATCTGCTTCGTGACGGGCAGCTGTTCCCTTAA
- a CDS encoding FidL-like protein, translating to MNKFWPIAGILGALMLFSLLVIQSLNGGIPPLKCKAFSRATIDTENGALIFSLVENLQLYNKVEGMLEYEGYVKSPDSNTYLERTIYLSQGEQVDTETYTFKISKITSSPLNRTTDETFQQMWLENTSDNQSITLNLKKVKGNMLIVSSTYSPQYTCVKY from the coding sequence ATGAATAAATTCTGGCCGATTGCGGGTATCCTGGGCGCCCTTATGCTGTTCTCCTTACTGGTAATTCAGTCGCTCAATGGGGGTATTCCCCCTTTAAAATGTAAGGCGTTTAGCAGGGCAACCATTGATACTGAAAACGGCGCACTAATCTTCTCACTGGTAGAAAATCTCCAGCTATATAATAAAGTTGAAGGGATGCTGGAGTATGAAGGTTACGTGAAATCACCGGACTCGAATACCTATCTCGAGCGCACAATTTATCTTTCGCAGGGCGAACAGGTCGATACGGAAACTTATACTTTTAAAATTAGTAAAATAACCTCATCCCCCCTTAATCGAACAACCGATGAGACGTTCCAGCAGATGTGGCTAGAGAATACCAGCGATAACCAATCGATTACTCTTAATTTGAAGAAAGTCAAAGGTAATATGCTGATTGTGAGCAGTACATATTCTCCGCAGTATACGTGCGTTAAATACTGA
- a CDS encoding PTS mannitol transporter subunit IICBA — translation MSSDFKIKVQSFGRFLSNMVMPNIGAFIAWGIITALFIPTGWLPNETLAKLVGPMITYLLPLLIGYTGGRLVGGDRGGVVGAITTMGVIVGADMPMFLGAMIAGPLGGWAIKKFDVWVDGKIKSGFEMLVNNFSAGIIGMILAILAFMGIGPAVEVLSKILAAGVNFMVAHDMLPLASIFVEPAKILFLNNAINHGIFSPLGIQQSHDLGKSIFFLIEANPGPGMGVLLAYMFFGRGSAKQSAGGAAIIHFLGGIHEIYFPYVLMNPRLILAVILGGMTGVFTLSVLGGGLVSPASPGSILAVLAMTPKGAYFANIAAICAAMAVSFVVSAILLKTSKVKEEDDIEAATRRMHDMKAESKGATPLAAGDVSNDLSHVRKIIVACDAGMGSSAMGAGVLRKKVQDAGLTNISVTNSAINSLPPDVDLVITHRDLTERAMRQVPQAQHISLTNFLDSGLYTSLTERLVAAQRHEDNEVKVRDSLKDSFDANDSHLFRLGAENIFLGRTATHKEEAIRFAGEQLVKGGYVQPEYVDAMLEREKLTPTYLGESIAVPHGTVEAKDRVLKTGVVFCQYPQGVRFGEEEDDIARLVIGIAARNNEHIQVITSLTNALDDDTVIERLANTTSVEEVLALLNK, via the coding sequence ATGTCATCCGATTTCAAGATCAAAGTACAAAGCTTTGGTCGTTTCCTCAGCAACATGGTGATGCCAAATATCGGCGCGTTTATCGCGTGGGGTATTATCACCGCATTGTTTATTCCAACAGGGTGGTTGCCTAACGAAACGCTGGCGAAGCTTGTTGGCCCAATGATTACCTATCTGCTGCCGCTGCTCATCGGTTATACCGGTGGTCGTCTGGTCGGCGGTGACCGCGGTGGCGTAGTGGGTGCCATCACGACCATGGGTGTGATCGTCGGTGCGGACATGCCGATGTTCCTTGGCGCGATGATTGCCGGTCCTCTGGGCGGCTGGGCGATTAAGAAATTCGACGTCTGGGTTGATGGCAAAATCAAATCCGGCTTCGAAATGCTGGTGAACAACTTCTCTGCGGGCATCATCGGGATGATCCTCGCGATTCTGGCGTTCATGGGCATTGGCCCTGCGGTTGAAGTCCTGTCCAAAATTCTGGCTGCGGGCGTTAACTTCATGGTGGCGCACGACATGCTGCCGCTGGCGTCTATCTTTGTTGAACCGGCGAAAATCCTGTTCCTCAACAACGCCATCAACCACGGTATCTTCTCACCGCTGGGTATTCAGCAGTCTCACGACCTCGGCAAGTCCATCTTCTTCCTGATTGAAGCTAACCCGGGTCCGGGTATGGGCGTTCTGCTGGCGTACATGTTCTTCGGTCGCGGCAGCGCGAAGCAGTCTGCTGGCGGCGCGGCTATCATCCACTTCCTGGGCGGTATCCACGAAATTTACTTCCCGTACGTGCTGATGAACCCGCGTCTGATCCTGGCCGTTATCCTCGGCGGTATGACCGGCGTGTTCACCCTGAGCGTGCTGGGCGGTGGTCTGGTTTCTCCGGCGTCTCCGGGTTCCATCCTGGCGGTACTGGCGATGACCCCGAAAGGTGCTTACTTCGCTAACATCGCGGCGATCTGCGCGGCAATGGCGGTCTCCTTCGTTGTCTCTGCCATCCTGCTGAAAACCAGCAAAGTGAAAGAAGAAGACGATATCGAGGCCGCAACCCGCCGTATGCACGACATGAAAGCGGAATCCAAAGGGGCAACCCCGCTGGCCGCTGGCGATGTCTCTAACGACCTGAGCCACGTGCGTAAAATCATCGTTGCCTGCGATGCCGGTATGGGCTCCAGCGCGATGGGTGCAGGCGTGCTGCGTAAGAAAGTGCAGGATGCAGGCCTGACCAACATCTCCGTGACCAACAGCGCCATCAACAGCCTGCCGCCGGACGTTGACCTGGTTATCACGCACCGCGATCTGACCGAACGCGCCATGCGCCAGGTCCCGCAGGCGCAGCACATTTCGCTGACCAACTTCCTCGACAGCGGCCTGTACACCAGCCTGACAGAGCGTCTGGTTGCGGCACAGCGTCACGAAGATAACGAAGTGAAAGTGCGCGACAGCCTGAAAGACAGCTTCGACGCCAACGACAGCCACCTGTTCCGCCTGGGTGCGGAAAACATCTTCCTGGGCCGTACCGCGACTCACAAAGAAGAGGCGATTCGCTTTGCCGGCGAGCAGCTGGTAAAAGGCGGCTACGTTCAGCCTGAATACGTTGATGCGATGCTGGAGCGTGAAAAGCTGACCCCAACCTATCTGGGTGAATCCATCGCGGTTCCGCACGGTACGGTTGAAGCGAAAGACCGCGTGCTGAAAACCGGCGTGGTGTTCTGCCAGTATCCGCAGGGCGTTCGCTTCGGCGAAGAGGAAGACGACATTGCCCGTCTGGTAATTGGTATCGCCGCTCGCAACAACGAGCATATCCAGGTGATTACCAGCCTGACCAACGCGCTGGATGACGACACCGTCATTGAGCGTCTGGCTAACACCACCAGCGTGGAAGAAGTTCTGGCGCTGCTGAACAAGTAA
- the mtlR gene encoding mannitol operon repressor MtlR, giving the protein MMQNAAQVILRPNNRLSDMQAIMEQTQAFENRVLERLNAGKTVRSFLIAAVELLTEAVNILVLQVFRKDDYAVKYAVEPLLDGDGPLGDLSVRLKLIYGLGVISRPEYEDAELLMALREELNHDGNEYTFTDDEILGPFGELHCVTALPPAPHFDNSDPELYAMQKQRYQQVVRSTMVLSLTELISRISLKKAFQK; this is encoded by the coding sequence ATGATGCAGAATGCGGCGCAGGTCATCCTGCGCCCAAATAACAGATTGTCAGATATGCAGGCAATAATGGAACAAACCCAGGCCTTTGAAAATCGTGTGCTTGAGCGTCTGAATGCTGGCAAAACCGTCCGAAGCTTCCTGATTGCCGCCGTCGAGTTACTGACCGAGGCGGTGAACATTCTGGTGCTTCAGGTGTTTCGCAAAGACGACTACGCGGTAAAATATGCTGTAGAACCGTTACTGGACGGAGACGGACCGCTGGGCGATTTATCGGTACGTCTGAAGCTGATTTACGGCCTTGGCGTGATCAGCAGGCCAGAGTATGAAGATGCCGAGCTGCTGATGGCGCTGCGCGAAGAGTTAAATCACGACGGTAATGAATACACTTTTACCGATGATGAGATTCTGGGCCCCTTCGGCGAACTGCACTGCGTAACCGCTCTGCCACCCGCCCCCCATTTTGATAACAGCGATCCCGAGCTGTACGCGATGCAAAAGCAGCGCTATCAACAGGTTGTACGTTCCACAATGGTGCTTTCCCTGACTGAGCTGATTTCCCGAATCAGCTTAAAAAAAGCGTTTCAGAAGTAA
- a CDS encoding HlyD family secretion protein, translating into MDLLIILTYVAFAWAIFKIFRIPVNQWTLATATLGGVFIVAGLILLMNYNHPYTFTAQKAVISIPITPQVTGIVTEVTDKNNQLIKKGEVLFKLDPGRYQARVDRLKADLVTATHNIDNLKAQLTEAVANTTRVSAERDRLFKDYQRYLKGSQAKVNPFSESDIDNARQNYLAQDAMVKGSVAEQTQIQSQLDSMVNGEQSQIASLRAQLAEATYNLDQTVVRAPSNGYITQVLIRPGTYAAALPLRPVMVFIPEQKRQIVAQFRQNSLLRLKPGDEAEVVFNALPGQVFTGKLTSVLPVVPGGSYQAQGALQALTVVPGTDGVQALIELEPNADVDALPDGIYAQVAVYSDHFAHVSVMRKVLLRMTSWMHYLYLDH; encoded by the coding sequence ATGGATCTGTTAATTATTCTGACCTATGTGGCCTTTGCGTGGGCTATCTTTAAAATATTCCGTATTCCGGTAAACCAGTGGACGCTCGCCACCGCCACGTTAGGTGGGGTATTTATTGTTGCGGGCCTCATCTTATTAATGAACTATAATCATCCTTATACCTTTACGGCGCAAAAAGCGGTTATTTCCATTCCGATTACGCCGCAGGTTACGGGGATAGTTACAGAAGTCACCGATAAAAATAACCAGCTTATTAAAAAAGGCGAAGTGTTATTTAAACTCGATCCCGGCCGCTACCAGGCGCGCGTTGACAGGCTGAAGGCCGATCTGGTCACCGCCACGCACAATATCGACAACCTGAAAGCACAGCTTACGGAGGCCGTCGCCAATACTACCCGCGTGTCCGCTGAACGCGACCGTCTGTTTAAAGATTATCAGCGTTACCTGAAGGGCAGCCAGGCGAAGGTTAACCCGTTCTCTGAAAGCGATATCGACAACGCGCGTCAAAACTACCTGGCACAGGATGCGATGGTGAAAGGCTCCGTTGCCGAGCAGACGCAGATCCAAAGTCAGCTAGACAGCATGGTGAATGGCGAACAGTCACAGATTGCCTCTCTGCGCGCGCAGTTAGCCGAAGCGACCTATAACCTCGATCAGACCGTGGTGCGTGCGCCAAGCAACGGCTACATCACCCAGGTGCTGATCCGTCCGGGGACCTATGCGGCTGCGCTGCCGCTGCGCCCGGTGATGGTCTTTATTCCTGAACAAAAACGTCAGATTGTGGCGCAGTTCCGCCAGAATTCGCTGCTGCGTCTGAAGCCGGGCGATGAAGCGGAAGTGGTGTTTAATGCCCTGCCGGGCCAGGTGTTCACCGGCAAACTCACCAGCGTTCTGCCGGTGGTGCCGGGAGGGTCTTATCAGGCGCAGGGCGCACTGCAGGCGCTGACGGTCGTACCGGGTACCGACGGCGTGCAGGCCCTGATCGAACTGGAGCCAAATGCCGATGTCGATGCCCTGCCGGACGGCATTTATGCCCAGGTGGCGGTCTATTCCGACCACTTCGCCCACGTCTCGGTGATGCGTAAAGTGCTGTTACGTATGACCAGCTGGATGCACTACCTCTACCTCGATCACTAA
- a CDS encoding DUF3302 domain-containing protein, translated as MFLNYFALGVLIFVFLVLFYGIIAIHDIPYNMAKKRNHPHADAIHTAGWISLFTLHAIWPFLWIWATLYREDRGWGMQNHIATPDEVPGMDALTRRVAELEQKLAASQPAIDKNTLEH; from the coding sequence ATGTTTCTCAACTATTTCGCGCTGGGCGTGCTGATTTTTGTGTTCCTGGTTCTGTTTTATGGAATCATCGCTATTCACGACATTCCGTATAATATGGCCAAAAAGCGTAACCATCCGCATGCCGACGCCATTCATACGGCGGGCTGGATTAGCCTCTTTACGCTTCATGCCATATGGCCGTTCCTGTGGATCTGGGCGACCCTGTACCGTGAAGATCGCGGTTGGGGGATGCAGAACCATATCGCCACGCCTGACGAGGTTCCCGGCATGGATGCGCTGACCAGGCGCGTGGCAGAATTAGAACAAAAGCTGGCCGCGTCACAACCCGCTATTGATAAGAACACGCTGGAGCACTGA
- a CDS encoding YgdI/YgdR family lipoprotein: MKLFPLVILFSAACSITACSHDYVISTPDGHMMTAHGKPMKDKDTGLISYRDADGNIHQLHPSDVKEISEK, from the coding sequence ATGAAGTTGTTTCCCCTCGTCATTCTCTTCAGCGCGGCATGCTCAATCACCGCCTGCTCACATGACTATGTTATCTCCACGCCAGACGGCCATATGATGACTGCCCATGGCAAGCCGATGAAAGATAAGGATACCGGGCTGATTTCTTACCGCGACGCCGATGGAAACATTCATCAACTACACCCAAGTGATGTGAAAGAGATTTCGGAAAAATAA
- the selA gene encoding L-seryl-tRNA(Sec) selenium transferase, with amino-acid sequence MTTHHSLYSQIPATDRLLREPRIRTALEHFGHTATVEMLRQLQEEARSHIQAENTLPAWCAAWEQEVEQRLAETAQSALRPVLNLTGTVLHTNLGRAQQAEEAVAAVAQAMRSPVTLEYDLDGAGRGHRDRALADVLCRITGAEDACIVNNNAAAVFLMLAATASGKEVVVSRGELVEIGGAFRIPDVMRQAGCTLHEVGTTNRTHAKDYRAAVNEHTALLMKVHTSNYHIEGFTKAVEEAELAAIGREFNVPVIADLGSGSLVDLSQYGLPKEPMVQEMIAAGVSLVSFSGDKLLGGPQAGIIVGKRELIARLQQHPLKRALRADKMTLAALEATLQLYLHPEKLAERLPTLRLLTRDAASIRAQGELLLPKVAPRYPDFDVRVEPCQSQIGSGSLPVDRLPSEALTFTPRDGRGSQLEALSVRWRSLPTPVIGRIYDGRMWLDLRCLKDEERFLEMLLK; translated from the coding sequence ATGACTACTCATCACTCTCTGTACAGCCAAATTCCTGCTACCGACCGTCTGCTCCGTGAGCCTCGTATTCGTACTGCTCTGGAACATTTCGGCCATACCGCGACGGTCGAGATGCTGCGCCAGCTCCAGGAGGAAGCCCGCAGCCATATTCAGGCTGAAAACACGTTACCCGCCTGGTGCGCGGCGTGGGAACAGGAAGTTGAGCAAAGGCTGGCGGAGACAGCGCAAAGCGCGCTGCGCCCGGTACTCAACCTGACGGGGACCGTTCTGCATACCAACCTTGGACGCGCGCAGCAGGCCGAAGAGGCGGTGGCGGCGGTGGCGCAGGCTATGCGCTCCCCGGTTACGCTTGAATACGATCTGGATGGCGCCGGGCGCGGGCACCGCGATCGTGCGCTGGCGGATGTTCTCTGCAGGATCACCGGGGCAGAAGACGCCTGCATTGTGAATAACAACGCGGCGGCGGTGTTTTTGATGCTGGCCGCTACGGCGAGTGGTAAAGAAGTCGTCGTGTCACGCGGCGAGCTGGTTGAAATAGGCGGGGCGTTTCGCATTCCGGATGTGATGCGCCAGGCGGGCTGTACGCTGCATGAAGTGGGCACCACCAACCGTACCCATGCCAAAGATTATCGGGCTGCGGTGAATGAGCACACGGCGCTGCTGATGAAGGTTCACACCAGCAATTACCATATTGAAGGCTTTACCAAAGCGGTTGAAGAGGCGGAGCTTGCCGCCATCGGGCGCGAGTTCAATGTGCCGGTGATAGCCGATCTCGGCAGCGGTTCGCTGGTGGATCTGAGCCAGTATGGCCTGCCGAAGGAGCCGATGGTGCAGGAGATGATTGCCGCAGGCGTAAGCCTGGTCAGCTTCTCTGGCGACAAGCTGCTGGGCGGCCCGCAGGCGGGGATTATCGTCGGCAAGCGCGAGCTGATTGCCCGGCTGCAGCAGCACCCGCTGAAGCGCGCCCTGCGCGCTGATAAAATGACGCTGGCCGCGCTGGAGGCGACGCTGCAGCTTTATCTCCACCCGGAGAAGCTGGCCGAGCGCCTGCCGACGCTGCGCCTGCTGACGCGCGATGCCGCCTCGATACGTGCGCAGGGGGAATTACTGCTTCCGAAAGTCGCCCCGCGCTACCCCGATTTTGACGTTCGCGTAGAACCCTGCCAGTCGCAGATTGGCAGCGGCTCGCTGCCGGTAGACAGGCTGCCGAGCGAAGCGCTCACGTTTACCCCGCGCGACGGGCGCGGCAGCCAGCTTGAGGCGCTGTCGGTGCGCTGGCGATCGTTGCCAACGCCGGTTATCGGGCGTATATACGACGGCCGAATGTGGTTAGATCTACGCTGTCTTAAAGATGAAGAGCGGTTTCTGGAGATGTTGTTGAAATGA
- the mtlD gene encoding mannitol-1-phosphate 5-dehydrogenase yields the protein MKALHFGAGNIGRGFIGKLLADAGITLTFADVNQVVLDALNARHSYQVHVVGENEQVETVSGVNAVSSIGDDVIDLIASVDLVTTAVGPVVLERIAPAVAKGLAKRKAQGNDTPLNIIACENMVRGTTQLKGHVLAAVADEDKAWVEAHVGFVDSAVDRIVPPSESATNDPLEVTVETFSEWIVDKTQFKGALPTIPGMELTDNLMAFVERKLFTLNTGHAITAYLGKLAGHQTIRDAILDEKIRAVVKGAMEESGAVLIKRYGFDADKHAAYIQKILGRFENPYLKDDVERVGRQPLRKLSAGDRLIKPLLGTLEYGLPHANLVKGIAAAMHYRSEQDPQAQELAQLIESNGAQAALAQISGLDANSDVVVEAVDAYNATK from the coding sequence ATGAAAGCATTACATTTTGGCGCAGGTAATATCGGTCGTGGCTTTATCGGCAAACTGCTGGCAGACGCGGGCATTACGCTGACATTCGCCGATGTGAATCAGGTCGTCCTTGATGCCCTGAATGCACGTCATAGCTATCAGGTACACGTGGTGGGCGAAAACGAGCAGGTTGAAACGGTATCGGGCGTCAATGCGGTGAGCAGCATTGGCGACGATGTTATCGACCTTATTGCCAGCGTTGATCTGGTCACCACGGCGGTTGGCCCGGTGGTGCTTGAGCGTATCGCCCCTGCGGTCGCGAAAGGTCTGGCAAAGCGTAAAGCGCAGGGTAACGATACCCCGCTGAACATCATCGCCTGTGAAAACATGGTGCGCGGCACCACGCAGCTGAAAGGCCACGTTCTGGCCGCAGTGGCGGACGAAGACAAGGCCTGGGTTGAAGCCCACGTCGGTTTTGTCGATTCCGCCGTAGACCGCATCGTTCCGCCGTCAGAATCTGCCACCAACGACCCGCTGGAAGTGACCGTGGAAACCTTCAGCGAGTGGATCGTCGATAAAACCCAGTTTAAGGGCGCGCTGCCGACCATCCCGGGGATGGAATTAACCGATAACCTGATGGCATTTGTCGAACGTAAACTCTTCACGCTGAACACCGGGCATGCTATAACCGCGTACCTCGGAAAATTGGCCGGTCATCAGACCATTCGTGATGCGATCCTCGATGAGAAGATCCGCGCGGTGGTGAAAGGGGCAATGGAAGAGAGCGGCGCGGTGCTGATTAAACGCTACGGTTTTGATGCTGACAAACACGCAGCATATATCCAGAAAATCCTCGGTCGCTTTGAAAACCCGTACCTGAAAGATGACGTTGAGCGCGTGGGTCGTCAGCCGCTGCGCAAGCTGAGCGCGGGCGATCGTCTGATTAAGCCGCTGCTGGGCACCCTGGAATACGGCCTGCCGCACGCTAACCTGGTAAAAGGGATTGCCGCCGCGATGCACTACCGCAGCGAGCAGGACCCGCAGGCGCAAGAGCTGGCACAGCTGATTGAGAGCAACGGCGCGCAGGCTGCGCTGGCGCAAATTTCCGGTCTGGATGCCAACAGCGACGTGGTTGTGGAGGCGGTTGACGCTTATAACGCAACCAAATGA
- a CDS encoding YibL family ribosome-associated protein encodes MKEVEKNEIKRLSDRLDLIRHQMASLSLVDSAEKYAELEKETATLEAEIERLREVKGQKLSKEAQKLMDMPHRRAITKKEQADMGKLKKSARGLIVVHPMTELGREMGLKEMTGFCKTAF; translated from the coding sequence ATGAAAGAAGTCGAAAAGAACGAAATTAAACGCCTGAGCGACCGCCTGGATCTGATCCGCCACCAGATGGCGAGCCTGTCACTGGTCGATTCCGCCGAGAAGTACGCTGAACTCGAGAAAGAGACGGCCACGCTGGAAGCTGAGATCGAGCGCCTGCGCGAAGTGAAAGGCCAGAAGCTGAGCAAAGAAGCGCAAAAGCTGATGGACATGCCGCACCGCCGCGCGATCACCAAAAAAGAACAGGCTGATATGGGCAAGCTGAAGAAAAGCGCCCGTGGTCTGATCGTGGTTCACCCGATGACCGAGCTTGGCCGCGAAATGGGCCTGAAAGAGATGACGGGCTTTTGTAAGACGGCGTTCTGA
- a CDS encoding glutathione S-transferase encodes MKLIGSYTSPFVRKISILLLEKGIEFEFVNEQPYSAENGVAQYNPLGKVPALVTDEGECWFDSPIIAQYVELLGVAPQMLPADPNAALVVKQIEALADGIMDAALASVREQARPAAQQSETELLRQREKISRSLDVCEQLIRDGKIQNDDVNLATIAIACAIGYLNFRRVSPGWCVERPLLVKLAETLFQRESFAQTEPPKA; translated from the coding sequence ATGAAACTTATCGGCAGCTACACCAGTCCCTTCGTGCGCAAAATTTCGATTCTCCTGCTGGAGAAAGGGATTGAATTTGAATTCGTGAATGAACAGCCTTACAGCGCGGAAAACGGCGTGGCACAGTACAACCCGCTGGGAAAAGTTCCGGCGCTGGTGACGGACGAGGGCGAATGCTGGTTTGATTCCCCAATTATTGCGCAATACGTTGAACTGCTCGGCGTGGCGCCCCAGATGCTGCCTGCCGATCCTAACGCCGCGCTGGTGGTGAAGCAAATTGAAGCCCTGGCCGATGGCATCATGGACGCGGCGCTTGCCTCGGTGCGCGAACAGGCAAGACCCGCTGCCCAGCAGTCCGAAACCGAGCTGCTGCGCCAGCGCGAAAAAATCAGCCGCAGCCTGGACGTGTGTGAACAGTTAATCCGGGACGGCAAAATTCAGAATGACGATGTTAACCTGGCGACAATTGCCATCGCCTGCGCCATTGGCTACCTCAACTTCCGCCGCGTTTCCCCGGGCTGGTGCGTGGAGCGGCCGCTGCTGGTGAAGCTGGCAGAAACCCTCTTCCAGCGCGAAAGCTTTGCCCAGACTGAACCGCCAAAGGCTTGA